The proteins below are encoded in one region of Paramisgurnus dabryanus chromosome 2, PD_genome_1.1, whole genome shotgun sequence:
- the LOC135743747 gene encoding transmembrane 4 L6 family member 4-like isoform X1 — MCTEKCSLVLYPLVLISVICNIILFFPCWDVKYVQNGQITKEVYLMGGLLGGGVLVLLPAVHFHRTGNEGCCAKPFGMFLAAVGVVGALYSFLVALLGLFHGLYCGYDIDWTSFLKKQGEGYLSHLWKDCSGADSKIVMKFNVVLFSVLLVANSLQIILCAKQFKGLLGWLWKIFTTSFKCSKYVKVYGGVP; from the exons ATGTGTACGGAAAAGTGTTCACTTGTTTTGTACCCATTAGTGCTCATCTCCGTAATCTGTAATATAATACTGTTTTTTCCCTGTTGGGATGTTAAATACGTGCAAAATGGACAAATTACAAAGGAGGTATATCTCATGGGAGGACTGCTTGGAGGAGGTGTACTG GTATTGCTCCCTGCTGTTCATTTTCACCGTACTGGAAACGAAGGCTGCTGTGCTAAGCCCTTTGGG ATGTTTCTGGCAGCAGTGGGTGTTGTTGGTGCCCTCTATAGTTTCTTAGTGGCACTGTTGGGCCTTTTCCATGGGCTCTACTGTGGATATGATATTGACTGGACTTCTTTCCTTAAAAAACA GGGTGAAGGTTACCTTAGTCATTTATGGAAAGACTGCTCTGGGGCTGATTCAAAGATCGTGATGAAGTTTAATGTGGTTCTGTTCTCAGTGCTGTTGGTGGCCAACAGTCTGCAAATCATCCTTTGTGCTAAGCAGTTCAAGGGCCTTTTGGGATGGCTTTGGAAAATCTTCACCACTTCTTTCAAGTGTTCGAAATATGTCAAAGTTTATgggggggtcccctag